The DNA segment CATCGGCCCGACGGCGTGCTCTTCTCCAACGGGCCCGGCGACCCGGCCGAGCTGGGTCCGGCGGTCGCCACCGCCCGGGCGCTGGTGGGTCGCGTGCCGCTCTTCGGGATCTGCCTGGGTGAGCAGGTGCTGGCCCAGGCCCTGGGGGCCCGTACCTTCAAGCTCAAGTACGGCCACCGGGGCGGGAACCATCCGGTGCAGGACCTGGTGACGGGCCAGGTGGCGGTGACGACCCAGAACCACGGCTACGCGGTGGAAGAGGGCAGCTGGGACGACCCGGACCTGGTGGTGACCCACCGGCACCTGAACGACGGCACCGTGGAAGGGATCATGCACCGGCGCTACCCGCTCTTCGCGGTCCAGTATCACCCCGAGGGGGCGCCCGGGCCCGAGGACTCCCACGTCCTCTTCGACCGCTTCGTGCAGGCCATGGCCGGGTAGCCCGGCAGGCCGGGGCCAAGGAGTCCACGCCTCGTAGGCAGAGCTGATCGTGGTCCCCACGCGCGTGGGGGTGAACCGGAGGGAAGCGATGTGGCGAAAGTCGCGATCGTTGTGGGCAGCCGGTCGGATCTGCCCCGGGTGGAGCGGGCCCGGAACACCCTGGAGGACTTCGGCGTCTCCTACGAGCTGCGGGTGCTTTCGGCGCACCGGACGCCGGCGGAGGTGGCGGCCTACGGCCGCTCGGCCCGGGAACGGGGGATCCGGGTGATCGTGGCCGCCGCAGGGCTGGCCGCGGCCCTGCCGGGTGCGCTGGCGGCCGAGACCACCCTGCCGGTGGTGGGCCTGCCCGTCTCCGCCGGGCCGCTCCAGGGCATCGAGGCGCTCCTGGCCATGGCCCAGATGCCTCCCGGCGTGCCCGTGGGGACCGTGGGCATCGACTCGGGCACCAACGCCGCCCTGCAGGCCGTCCGGATCCTGGCCCTGGAAGACGCGGAGCTCGCCGGGCGGCTCGAAAGCTACCAGCGCCGCCAGCGCGACGCGGTCCTCGAGGCGGACCGGGAGGTGTCGGGCGGAGCCCCCGGGCAGCCCGTGGCGGAAGAGCCCGCAGGGCAAGCAGAACACGAACGTTAGATGTAATCCTGGGGGGATTGTTCGCGAAATGGGTTGACGCGCCCGGTGAGGTGGTGTACGATACGGCCGTAAAGTCGCCGATGGCGAACGTTCCCCACCACCGCCGGAGGTGCGCCGCGTGTCCTTCGAAGACCTGGTCGCGAGCCCATTTGAAAGCGTGAGCCCCTGGGACCACCGGTACGCCGTGGGGAATCCGGAGCTCTACCATGCCTGGAGCCGCCACCTTTCGGAGGCGGCTTTTCTGCGCCTCCAGCTGCGGGTGGAGGCGGCGCTGGTGGCAGGGCTGGAGGAGGCGGGGGTGGCGCCTGCCGGGGCGGGCGAGCGGGTGGCGGCCGCGAGCGAGCGGGTGACGCCTGAAGCCGTGGCCCGGGAAGAGGAGCGCACCCGTCACAACATCCGGGCCCTGGTGAACTGCCTCGCCCGGGAAGCCGGGCTGGACCTGGCACCCTGGATCCACCTGGGGGCCACCTCGGCCGACATCACCGAGACCGCCCGCAGCCTCCAGTACCGGGAGAGCCTGGACGGGTTCCTGCTCCCCCAGCTCCAGGAGCTCCTGGGGCTGTGGGTGGATCTGGCCGAGCGGGAGGCGGCCACGCCCCAGATCGGCCGCACCCACGGGCAGCACGCGGTGCCGGTCACCTTCGGTTTCGCGGTCGCGCTCTATGTGGAGCGGCTGGGCGAGCGGATCGAGCGGTTGCGCGAGGCGCGCGACCGCCTGGTGGGGAAGCTCACGGGCGCCGTGGGCGCCTACAACGCGCTCAGCCTGCTGGTTCCGGATCCCGAGGAGCTGGAGCGCCGGGTGCTGGCGCGCCTGGGCCTCGAGCCCGCCCCGGTGGCGACGCAGATCCTGCCGCCCGAGCCGTACGTGGACCTCTTCCACGGCCTCACCAGCACCCTGGGGGTGCTCGCCAACTTCGCCGACGACATGCGCCACCTGCAGCGAAGCGAGATCGCGGAGGTGGCCGAGGCCGTGGAGGCCGGGCAGGTGGGCTCCTCCACCATGCCGCACAAGCGGAACCCTTGGAACTTCGAGCACGTCAAGAGCCTCTGGAAGGCGTATGCGCCCCGCATGACCTCGGTCTACCTCGATCAGATC comes from the Limnochorda pilosa genome and includes:
- the purE gene encoding 5-(carboxyamino)imidazole ribonucleotide mutase: MAKVAIVVGSRSDLPRVERARNTLEDFGVSYELRVLSAHRTPAEVAAYGRSARERGIRVIVAAAGLAAALPGALAAETTLPVVGLPVSAGPLQGIEALLAMAQMPPGVPVGTVGIDSGTNAALQAVRILALEDAELAGRLESYQRRQRDAVLEADREVSGGAPGQPVAEEPAGQAEHER
- a CDS encoding lyase family protein, coding for MSFEDLVASPFESVSPWDHRYAVGNPELYHAWSRHLSEAAFLRLQLRVEAALVAGLEEAGVAPAGAGERVAAASERVTPEAVAREEERTRHNIRALVNCLAREAGLDLAPWIHLGATSADITETARSLQYRESLDGFLLPQLQELLGLWVDLAEREAATPQIGRTHGQHAVPVTFGFAVALYVERLGERIERLREARDRLVGKLTGAVGAYNALSLLVPDPEELERRVLARLGLEPAPVATQILPPEPYVDLFHGLTSTLGVLANFADDMRHLQRSEIAEVAEAVEAGQVGSSTMPHKRNPWNFEHVKSLWKAYAPRMTSVYLDQISEHQRDLTNSASSRFLVELLVALSEAAGRLIGLSRRLRVDRARMASNLELERALWVAEPLYVLLAKHGHPAAHEAARLLAARVREDGLDPLEALEAARAGDPRLDQVVAALSDEERAFLREPGGYRGRAEERARAVAARWRSRMAGWKAPA